Below is a window of Sulfurimonas sp. DNA.
AATTGTAGCGATGGAGCCTTTTTTTGTAAAAAAGATCAACCAAAACAAACACTTTAAGTATCTCCGTTCAGTTCGTAAAGGGAAGGTTTATCTTGTCCCATCCACACCATTTAACTACATTACAAGACCTCCGTCATTTATGAGGCTAATGGGGATAAGATGGCTTATACACAACTTTTATCCGGAGATTTTGGATGTATCGTTTGTATCAGAACAGAAAAGATTTGAAAAAGTCTTTTTTAAAAATTTATAAAAAGGAAAATAGATGAATAAAAATATAAAGTTAAGCTCATTATTGAGTCTTTTGATAGTTAGTAGTGAAGTTATGGCACAGAGCCAAACTTTAGATGTTGTAAACGTAAATGATACCGGAGTATATCAGCGTGATGATATCTCTTTAGATAGTCCGACAAACATATATAAAGTTGAAAAAAGTACACATGCCAATACTGAGATCATAACTAAAGAGGAGATCGAAGCGCAAAAAGCAAAAGATGTTTTTGACCTTTTAAATAAAGTAACAGGACTGGATTTAACATATCATGGTCGCCGCAGCCCTTTTACATTAAGTATGAGAGGAAGTTCAAATATAACTTATATTGTAGACGGTGCGATACTTCCTCCATCTGTGAGTCGTATACTTTACAAGTTGCCAATGGTAGCTATAGAGGAGATACAGGTTGTTAAAAGTGCTACATCCTTATCAATAGCACCATCGATTAATGTCGGAGCTTCAAACAGCGGCTCAGGAGTAAATATAGGGTATGTGATAATCCGCACAAAACAGCCGAAAAAGACAGAAGGAATTTTAAGCGCATTTTATGAAAAGGCAGTAAGTCAGCCGAGTGCTAACGGGCAGAATCTCTATGCTGGTACACGTTTTGGGGATGCTAACTCTTGGAACGGTTATATAGGTGCGATGCTTTCACGCTTTGATAGAAAAAGTAAAGATTCATGGTTTGACGGGAGTGACGGTGAATCAGGTATGCTTAACGGAGGAATAAGTAACGGAGCTTTCTCACTTAACTTTATGGCGTATAAAGATAAGGGGCGTTTTGAGATGCAGCGCGGTGTTACACACGATGATAGTCTTCATAGTGCAAAATGGTATTACGAACCACTGAAAACAAATATTTTTTCTCTTGATGGAAGCATGGTTTGGAATGAAAATCATGTGACTCTTTTTTCTTTCGCACAAACAGAGTATGAGCAAAATGAGCATAATGAAGACTTTTTAGATCCAAGTGTACTTTCTACACGTGATTATGAGGAAAAAACTAAAAACTACAGCCTGCGCCATAATGCACGCTTTGGAAATACTAAACTTCAAATAGGAGGGCAATATGTTGATGCACAAGGTTCAGGTTCAGACCTTTTTAACCCGTATATAAAATACGACACTACTATTAAAGGAGCTTCTGCATCTGTTGAACAGACATTATTAGGCGGTGATCTTGTATTAGATGCAGGTTATAGATGGGATCAAAAAACAATAGAGGATTCAACAGCTGCAAAATCGCCTGCACTTGCTAAGCTAAATGCAAATAACGGTGTAGATTTAGCACCTGCATCTATTTTTACTATAGGCGGTGTTTTCGATATTGTTGATTCACATAGTTTGAGTGCGCGTTATTTTTACGGTGATCAAGGTATATCCGGTGATTTCACAATGCAAACACAAGACAGCAGCCCTTTAGATTCGGAGAAGCAAAAACGTTATGAACTTAGTTTAGATTCAAAATTTGCTCCGTATTTTAATTCACTAATCACTTACTTTGACACAGATGTCGAAAATGAGAAAAGAGCTACCTCAAATACTTATTTTATCGGTGCTGAAGAATATTATTATTACAGCCAAGTTGATTCTAGAACCAAAGGTTTAGAGATGAGTGTAAAAGGGAAAGTAGCAGACTCAACAAGCTATAAATTTTCATGGACGAGAATACTTTCCAAAGAGACTCAGGATTATGCAAACGTAAGTGATGAGGTTGGCGTGATCATTCCTAAAAATACTTTTACGGTACTTATCACTCATACATATAATGACTACCGTTTTAATATCTCAGGAAAAAATGCAAGTGCGTATACAAGTTCAAAAAGCCCGATGGGCTTATCTAATGCAGATCTAGGCGACTATACTCGTATAGATGCAAACATAGCCAAAGACTTTAAGCTTGATAAATACATAGCTACAGCAAAGATTTACGGAAGAAACATAACACACGATCAATACGCTACAAAATACACGACAGGGTATTACTATGACAGAGGGCGTACATTAGGTTGTGAGTTGAGCTTCTCATTTTAAAAGGAGAGAGAGATGCAGGCAAAAAAGAGATATCCGGGAGGGAGTGATCCTAAAGGTTTTGATTCAATAGTTCGTGAGGTTTTTGCACCGATCTATCCAGTTATAGCGGAGCAGATACTCTCAAAAACACAAAAAAAAGATGGCATGTGCTTAGATGTAGGATGCGGTACAGGTGCCCTTGGACGCGCTGTAGCAAAACTTTCAAACATGAATATTACTTTTTTTGATCAATCACCTGAGATGATAGATCTATCTATAAGTTATGCCCATGATGAAAATCTGATCGAGCGAAGTGAGTTTATAGTGGGTGATATTCATGACTTGGCACTAAATGACAATAGTGTTGATCTTATTGTCAGTCGCGGTTCTGTTCCGTTTTGGAGTGATTTGGAAATGGCATACAAAGAGCTGTTTCGTGTTTTGAAAAAAGGAGGGCATGCATATATTGGCGGCGGCTTTGGAAATGAAGAGCTGCGTGAAGAGATAGTTCGTACTATGAATGAGCGCAATAAAGAGTGGCGCAGCCCGTTTAAAGATAAAGCCCGCAAGCATCAGGAGATAATGCCGTCTATTTTAAATGGATTAAATAGCAGCTATTCCAATATTATTAATGATGAAAGTGGCTTTTGGGTTCATATAGTTAAATAAGGATAAAAAATGCAAAACAATAGACAAAACAACAGTTGTCAAAATGGAAAAATAAACTCATTTACGCAAGTAAACCAGATGCAAAAACAGCCGAATAAATTCCGTTTTGGAGGGGAGGATGTACGTGTGGTTAATTCGATGATAGATATTATATACCCGCCTGTACCTTTTCCCTCAAACAAGATCTACAAAGCACTTGGGGAGGTGAAAATTCGCGAGATGGTAGATCATCACCACCAGCTTTTACTAAATACAAAGGTCGGGAAGCTTTTCCCTGCTAATGAAGAAGCATTGAAGATGGCTATAGATAAAAGTGCAGACTTTTTTGTCGAAGCACTTGGAGGCGATGATGTTTTTACATCTGCTCACGGAGAACCGCATCTAAGAATGCGCCATTTTAAGATCCCCATTGATGAAAGCGATAGAGAGATTTGGCTGGCGATGTATAAAAAAACACTCAAAGAGATATCTTTTCCTGAAGAACACTTAGAGGAGTTTTGGAACTGGATTGAGCCGTTGTCAATACGTATGATCAACCGTCGTACAAATATGGATGAGATTAAACGTCACCATTGGCATGAGATTAAATCAGGATTTGTAAGCGCATGAAGGTAGGTATTTTTTTATTGACGGAGAACTATAGTAATTCAGCACATCTAAGCATAGCAAACGACATAGAACTTGGAGTTTATGCAGAGCAGTTGGGTTTTGATGAAGTATGGTTTGCAGAACATCATTTTAATGCTTTTAGTGTAATACCGAGTCCGACACTTATGATGGCCGCTCTTGCAGCGCGCACAAAGCATATACGTATCGGGAGTGCTGCATTTTTAGCACCTTTTTATCACAATACGCGCTTGTCTGAAGAGATAGCTACGCTTGATAATTTATCTTTTGGACGGATAGATGCAGGTTTTGCCAAAGGCGGTTTTGCTTACGATGTAGAGTCTTTTGACAAAAGCCCGCAAAACTTACGTCAGGAGATGTTTGAGAATGTACAAAATATTGATCAAACACTTTGTAACAACTGGCTATTAGAGCCAAAACCTCTGCAAGCAAAAGTTCCTTTTTATATTGCGACTTTCTCTACTGTTGAGACGATTGAGTTTGCCGCAAAAAATGGATACGGCCTGATGTTTTCACAAGGGGCTACTATTAAGCAGTGTGAAGATGCTCAGAAGATTTATAAACATATAGCAGGTTATGAACCCCAGATCGTTTTAATGAGAGTGTTTTGTATAGAAGAAAATTATGAACGTGCCTATAACAAAGCTTTACCTGAGACAGACCATTTTATTAAATGTATGCGTGCAGTTAAATCACGTCAGATGCAACCTACTTTTAAGAAAGAGAATTATGAGGCTCTTTTAAAACAAAGGTTTAGCTTTTTTGATGGTAAAAATTTTTTAGATAATGCAATTTTAGGCAATGAAAAGGAGTGTATAGAGCAGATAAAAAATATAAATAAGAAAATAAAAAACCTTCATTTAGTTTTAAAAGTATCATCGTCTAATGCTATGCAGACAAGAGGAATGCTAAAGACATTTAGCCAAAAAATCAAACCAAATATAAAGGATTAATAGATGAAAAAAAGTTTACTAGTTTTATCCGCGGCGGCAACATTTGCTTTAGCAGAAGGAAGTTACACATTAGGGCAGGTTAGTGTTGGTGCTAATACGGCAGATGATATCAATATGATAGAAGAGAGCATATCTTCAGACACTATTTCTAGGGACAGCTCTTTGATCGTTTCAGAAGCACTTGATAACATAAGTGGTATTAACCAGGATGTTCAAGGCGGACGCGGTGAAGGTACTTTGTATATTAGAGGTTTTGATGCAAAACGTATAGGTGTATTTATTGACGGTATTCCAATCTACGTACCGTATGACGGTAATTTTGATTATGTCCGTTTTTTAACTAGCGATGTAGCTAAGATAGATATATCAAAAGGTTACTCGTCTGTAGCATACGGCGGAAATACGATGGGTGGGGTTGTAAATATCGTTTCTAAAAAGCCAACTAAAGAGTTAGAGGGAAATATCAAAGCAACTATGGTTTTAGATAGTAATACTCAAATGGCCCGCCATATTGAGACGTTAAACGTTGGAACTATGTTAGACGGTTTTTATGCACAACTGGGCGCTTCATATTCAAAACAAAATCACTTTCGTATGAGTGATGATTTTCAAGCGGTAGATACACAGCCTGAGGGCGAGAGACTTCGTTCAGAGAGTGAAGATAAAAAAGTAAGCCTTAAAGCCGGATATGTAGCTGATGATATGAGTGAAGTAGCTGTAAACTATGCTAATCAAAAAGGTAAAAAACAACAACCTCCTGTAACAGATACCGATTTTGCTAAAAGTAAAAACTGGGATTGGCCGTATTGGAATAAAGAGACTATATCTATTACGGGACAAAAGAATTTTGGAGCAAGCTATATAAAAGCACTTGCTTATTATGATAAAAGCGAAAACTCTTTATATAGTTATGATGATGATACATTCAGATCATTTACTCAAAAATGGGCATGGAAAAGCCGCTATGACGATTACAGTTACGGTGCCCGTTTAGAATACGCTACTGAGTTTGGCAGCAACTTTTTAAAAGTGGCAGCTAACTATAAAAAAGATGTACACCGCGGATATGATATTGAAAAAGATGATTCAGGTGAGACACTTACTGAGAGATATAAAGATTATACTGTCTCTGTAGGTATAGAAGATATCTATACTATTTCCTCAAGTTTACAACTATTAGCTGGGATCAACTACGATAGACGTAAAGGGCAGGAGATATTTGACACAAATGATGCAAACCTTGATATGCTAAACCTTACATCTGAAGATGCTTTGAGTCCGCAGGCTGCACTTATCTATGCACTGGACTCTAACTCTAAAGTACGTGGGAGTATATCTCGTAAGACCTATATGCCGTCTATGAAAGACAGATACTCTCGTAAACTTGGAACTGCCGTACCGAACGTTAACTTGAAAAATGAGATAGCTACACACTACGAACTTGGGTATACAAGAGTTAAAGACTCTCTCTCAACAGGTGTAAATGTTTATTATACAAGGGTAAAAGATGCGATTCAAAACAACCCTTGGGATCAAAATACATCGTTAAGCCAGAACCAAAATGTCGGTACGTTTGATCATCGTGGTATAG
It encodes the following:
- a CDS encoding TonB-dependent receptor plug domain-containing protein, translated to MNKNIKLSSLLSLLIVSSEVMAQSQTLDVVNVNDTGVYQRDDISLDSPTNIYKVEKSTHANTEIITKEEIEAQKAKDVFDLLNKVTGLDLTYHGRRSPFTLSMRGSSNITYIVDGAILPPSVSRILYKLPMVAIEEIQVVKSATSLSIAPSINVGASNSGSGVNIGYVIIRTKQPKKTEGILSAFYEKAVSQPSANGQNLYAGTRFGDANSWNGYIGAMLSRFDRKSKDSWFDGSDGESGMLNGGISNGAFSLNFMAYKDKGRFEMQRGVTHDDSLHSAKWYYEPLKTNIFSLDGSMVWNENHVTLFSFAQTEYEQNEHNEDFLDPSVLSTRDYEEKTKNYSLRHNARFGNTKLQIGGQYVDAQGSGSDLFNPYIKYDTTIKGASASVEQTLLGGDLVLDAGYRWDQKTIEDSTAAKSPALAKLNANNGVDLAPASIFTIGGVFDIVDSHSLSARYFYGDQGISGDFTMQTQDSSPLDSEKQKRYELSLDSKFAPYFNSLITYFDTDVENEKRATSNTYFIGAEEYYYYSQVDSRTKGLEMSVKGKVADSTSYKFSWTRILSKETQDYANVSDEVGVIIPKNTFTVLITHTYNDYRFNISGKNASAYTSSKSPMGLSNADLGDYTRIDANIAKDFKLDKYIATAKIYGRNITHDQYATKYTTGYYYDRGRTLGCELSFSF
- a CDS encoding class I SAM-dependent methyltransferase; translation: MQAKKRYPGGSDPKGFDSIVREVFAPIYPVIAEQILSKTQKKDGMCLDVGCGTGALGRAVAKLSNMNITFFDQSPEMIDLSISYAHDENLIERSEFIVGDIHDLALNDNSVDLIVSRGSVPFWSDLEMAYKELFRVLKKGGHAYIGGGFGNEELREEIVRTMNERNKEWRSPFKDKARKHQEIMPSILNGLNSSYSNIINDESGFWVHIVK
- a CDS encoding globin, whose product is MQNNRQNNSCQNGKINSFTQVNQMQKQPNKFRFGGEDVRVVNSMIDIIYPPVPFPSNKIYKALGEVKIREMVDHHHQLLLNTKVGKLFPANEEALKMAIDKSADFFVEALGGDDVFTSAHGEPHLRMRHFKIPIDESDREIWLAMYKKTLKEISFPEEHLEEFWNWIEPLSIRMINRRTNMDEIKRHHWHEIKSGFVSA
- a CDS encoding LLM class flavin-dependent oxidoreductase — encoded protein: MKVGIFLLTENYSNSAHLSIANDIELGVYAEQLGFDEVWFAEHHFNAFSVIPSPTLMMAALAARTKHIRIGSAAFLAPFYHNTRLSEEIATLDNLSFGRIDAGFAKGGFAYDVESFDKSPQNLRQEMFENVQNIDQTLCNNWLLEPKPLQAKVPFYIATFSTVETIEFAAKNGYGLMFSQGATIKQCEDAQKIYKHIAGYEPQIVLMRVFCIEENYERAYNKALPETDHFIKCMRAVKSRQMQPTFKKENYEALLKQRFSFFDGKNFLDNAILGNEKECIEQIKNINKKIKNLHLVLKVSSSNAMQTRGMLKTFSQKIKPNIKD
- a CDS encoding TonB-dependent receptor plug domain-containing protein, which codes for MKKSLLVLSAAATFALAEGSYTLGQVSVGANTADDINMIEESISSDTISRDSSLIVSEALDNISGINQDVQGGRGEGTLYIRGFDAKRIGVFIDGIPIYVPYDGNFDYVRFLTSDVAKIDISKGYSSVAYGGNTMGGVVNIVSKKPTKELEGNIKATMVLDSNTQMARHIETLNVGTMLDGFYAQLGASYSKQNHFRMSDDFQAVDTQPEGERLRSESEDKKVSLKAGYVADDMSEVAVNYANQKGKKQQPPVTDTDFAKSKNWDWPYWNKETISITGQKNFGASYIKALAYYDKSENSLYSYDDDTFRSFTQKWAWKSRYDDYSYGARLEYATEFGSNFLKVAANYKKDVHRGYDIEKDDSGETLTERYKDYTVSVGIEDIYTISSSLQLLAGINYDRRKGQEIFDTNDANLDMLNLTSEDALSPQAALIYALDSNSKVRGSISRKTYMPSMKDRYSRKLGTAVPNVNLKNEIATHYELGYTRVKDSLSTGVNVYYTRVKDAIQNNPWDQNTSLSQNQNVGTFDHRGIELDVEYSFDGTDVGGNYSYINIKDTKNTGAKIVDVPKHQLFAYARQEVGAGFAVYANMKVRKGAYENKMDATFVINPTFTTYDLKVIYNPLEEFAAEIGVKNLSDKLVRYDYAYPMAGREFFASLEYKF